Proteins from a single region of Verrucosispora sp. NA02020:
- a CDS encoding cold-shock protein: MAIGTVKWFNADKGFGFITPDGGGADVFAHFSAIQSSGYRSLDENQRVEFEVVQGQKGPQAENIRPL, from the coding sequence ATGGCTATTGGCACCGTCAAGTGGTTCAACGCTGACAAGGGCTTCGGCTTCATCACCCCGGACGGCGGCGGCGCCGACGTCTTCGCTCACTTCTCGGCCATCCAGAGCTCCGGCTACCGCAGCCTGGACGAGAACCAGCGGGTCGAGTTCGAGGTCGTCCAGGGCCAGAAGGGCCCGCAGGCGGAGAACATCCGTCCGCTCTGA
- a CDS encoding pitrilysin family protein, translating to MPTRRARIPAAKYPVERFTLDNGLRVVLTPDRSAPVIGVAVVYDVGIRSEPEGRTGFAHLFEHLMFQGSENLEKLAHFRHVQGAGGTFNGSTHLDYTDYYETLPSNALERALFLEADRMRGPRLTEENLRNQVDVVKEEIRVNVLNRPYGGFPWLTLPPVMFDTFPNAHDGYGSFDDLESATVADAADFFRRYYASGNAVLAVSGDIDTAEAVELIERHFGDVPARPAPARPDFAEPAPTVERRTAYDDRLAPLPAVASGWRVPDPIGNFADYLPFVVLAEVLTDGDASRLVERLVHRDRTVTSIGGYLGFMGDPFDVRDPTALLIQSHLPPGGDVDKVLRTVDEEVDRVATDGLTEGELARTQARMATHLLRDTDAVLARALRMAVLEQQRGEPGLLGELPRLVGEVTDDQVRAAAATLRPERRASVEVIPGGGRS from the coding sequence GTGCCGACGCGCAGAGCGAGAATCCCAGCCGCGAAGTACCCCGTCGAGCGGTTCACCCTCGACAACGGCCTGCGGGTGGTCCTGACCCCCGACCGCAGTGCTCCGGTGATCGGCGTGGCGGTGGTCTACGACGTGGGCATACGGTCCGAGCCCGAGGGACGGACCGGCTTCGCGCACCTCTTCGAGCACCTGATGTTCCAGGGTTCGGAGAACCTGGAGAAGCTCGCCCACTTCCGGCACGTCCAGGGTGCCGGCGGCACCTTCAACGGCTCCACCCACCTGGACTACACCGACTACTACGAGACCCTGCCGAGCAACGCCCTGGAACGGGCGCTGTTCCTGGAGGCCGACCGGATGCGCGGCCCTCGGCTGACCGAGGAGAACCTGCGCAACCAGGTGGACGTGGTCAAGGAGGAGATCCGGGTCAACGTGCTCAACCGGCCGTACGGCGGGTTCCCCTGGTTGACCCTGCCGCCGGTCATGTTCGACACCTTCCCGAACGCGCACGACGGGTACGGCTCCTTCGACGACCTGGAGTCCGCCACCGTCGCCGACGCGGCCGACTTCTTCCGGCGCTACTACGCCAGCGGCAACGCCGTGCTCGCGGTCAGCGGCGACATCGACACCGCCGAGGCCGTCGAGCTGATCGAACGACACTTCGGCGACGTGCCGGCCCGTCCGGCGCCGGCCCGCCCGGACTTCGCCGAGCCGGCGCCGACCGTCGAGCGGCGCACCGCGTACGACGACAGGCTGGCCCCGCTGCCGGCGGTGGCCTCCGGCTGGCGGGTGCCCGACCCGATCGGGAACTTCGCCGACTACCTGCCCTTCGTGGTGTTGGCCGAGGTGCTCACCGACGGCGACGCCTCCCGGCTGGTCGAACGGCTGGTGCACCGGGACCGCACGGTCACCAGCATCGGCGGCTACCTGGGCTTCATGGGCGACCCCTTCGACGTGCGCGACCCGACCGCCCTGCTGATCCAGTCGCACCTGCCGCCCGGCGGCGACGTCGACAAGGTGCTGCGGACCGTCGACGAGGAAGTGGACCGGGTCGCCACCGACGGCCTCACCGAGGGTGAGCTGGCCCGTACCCAGGCCCGGATGGCCACCCACCTGCTGCGCGACACCGACGCGGTGCTGGCCCGCGCGCTGCGGATGGCGGTGCTGGAACAGCAGCGCGGTGAGCCCGGCCTGCTCGGCGAGTTGCCCCGGCTGGTCGGTGAGGTCACCGACGACCAGGTCCGCGCCGCTGCGGCCACCCTGCGGCCGGAGCGCCGCGCGTCCGTCGAGGTGATCCCCGGAGGTGGCCGCTCATGA
- a CDS encoding pitrilysin family protein has protein sequence MSTSTPTRTLPPLGPTRRLTLPRQAERTLANGLTVIVVRRPAVPLVELRLWMPFVRAHLARGHLLAQTLLSGTETMSSVQIAAELQRIGGGLSAGLDPDRLMLSGTALATGLDRMLEILADVVTGASYPAEWVGVERDRLVDGIQVARSQPAHLARTALLRRIFGRHPYAVQTPEPEQVRAVRPAALRTLHAQRVRPAGAVLVLVGDVRPERALDAAEKALAGWQGGEHVAEVPPVPPLEPGPLLLVDRPGSVQSSMRMALPAVPRTHPDHAALQLANLIFGGYFSSRWVENIREDKGYTYGPHSMVEHSVGGSVLLAAAEVATEVTAPALLETTYELGRLATVPPSQEELDQARQYALGTLQLGIATQAGLASFVSAYAGSGLRLDFLSEHATRLAKATVDDVTEAAARYLAPSRAVTVVLGDAARIEPSLSTLTPVQTTPATP, from the coding sequence ATGAGCACGAGTACGCCCACACGAACGCTGCCGCCGCTCGGCCCGACCCGTCGGCTCACGCTGCCCCGGCAGGCCGAACGCACGCTCGCCAACGGGCTCACCGTGATCGTGGTACGCCGCCCGGCGGTGCCGCTTGTGGAACTGCGTCTCTGGATGCCGTTCGTCCGCGCCCACCTGGCCCGGGGGCACCTGCTGGCGCAGACCCTGCTCTCCGGCACCGAGACGATGAGCAGCGTGCAGATCGCCGCCGAACTCCAGCGGATCGGCGGCGGGCTCTCCGCCGGGCTCGACCCGGACCGGCTGATGCTCTCCGGCACCGCCCTGGCCACCGGGCTGGACCGGATGCTGGAGATCCTCGCCGACGTGGTGACCGGCGCCAGCTACCCGGCCGAGTGGGTCGGCGTCGAGCGGGACCGGCTGGTCGACGGAATCCAGGTGGCCCGCAGCCAGCCCGCCCATCTGGCCCGTACCGCGCTGCTGCGGCGGATCTTCGGCCGGCACCCGTACGCGGTCCAGACCCCGGAGCCCGAGCAGGTCCGGGCGGTCCGTCCGGCCGCCCTGCGGACGCTGCACGCCCAGCGGGTCCGACCCGCCGGCGCGGTGCTGGTGCTGGTCGGCGACGTACGCCCGGAGCGGGCGCTGGACGCCGCCGAGAAGGCGCTCGCCGGTTGGCAGGGCGGCGAGCACGTGGCCGAGGTGCCGCCGGTCCCGCCGCTGGAACCGGGCCCGCTGCTGCTGGTCGACCGGCCCGGTTCGGTGCAGTCGTCGATGCGGATGGCGTTGCCGGCGGTGCCGCGTACCCATCCGGACCACGCCGCGCTGCAACTGGCCAACCTGATCTTCGGCGGCTACTTCTCCTCGCGCTGGGTGGAGAACATCCGCGAGGACAAGGGCTACACGTACGGCCCGCACTCGATGGTCGAGCACTCGGTCGGTGGTTCGGTGCTGCTGGCCGCCGCCGAGGTGGCCACCGAGGTGACGGCACCGGCGCTGCTGGAGACCACGTACGAGTTGGGTCGACTGGCCACGGTGCCGCCCAGTCAGGAGGAGTTGGACCAGGCCCGCCAGTACGCCCTCGGCACGCTCCAGCTCGGCATCGCCACCCAGGCGGGACTGGCGTCGTTCGTCAGCGCGTACGCCGGCAGTGGGCTGCGACTGGACTTCCTCTCCGAGCACGCGACCCGGCTGGCGAAGGCGACCGTCGACGACGTCACCGAGGCGGCGGCCCGCTACCTCGCCCCGTCCCGCGCGGTCACCGTCGTGCTCGGGGACGCCGCACGGATCGAGCCCTCGCTGTCCACGCTGACCCCGGTCCAGACCACACCGGCCACACCGTGA
- the nudC gene encoding NAD(+) diphosphatase: MDWVRGEAAPPLARSTLDRAAHRRTDPQWLAGAWSGARVLVLDVEAGGRALVRTDTPVPELVLVAADDLPSTLAADAVFLGVEPDGVPIFCVHTALTVLPDTRSAHLRGIGHLLGDRDAGLFTTALALTNWHLRHLYHPVTGAPTRTDEAGWSRVDGSGERVWPRTDPAMIVLVHDGVDGVDGRCLLGNNAAWPSPKGQRRFSCLAGYVEPGESAEATVLREVREEVGVPVREITYAGSQAWPFPGSLMLGFLATADPEHPVRPDPAEIAQARWFTRHEIGAALAGRDVDAGGDRLLLPPPSSIALFLIHRWFDGHC, from the coding sequence ATCGACTGGGTACGCGGGGAGGCGGCCCCGCCGCTGGCCCGCTCCACGCTGGACCGGGCGGCGCATCGGCGTACCGACCCGCAGTGGTTGGCGGGGGCCTGGTCCGGCGCGCGGGTGCTGGTGCTCGACGTGGAGGCCGGCGGCCGGGCGCTGGTGCGGACCGACACCCCGGTGCCGGAGCTGGTCCTGGTGGCGGCGGACGACCTGCCGTCGACTCTGGCCGCCGACGCGGTGTTCCTCGGGGTGGAACCGGACGGGGTGCCGATCTTCTGCGTGCACACCGCGTTGACGGTGCTGCCGGACACCCGGTCTGCTCACCTGCGGGGCATCGGGCACCTGCTCGGTGACCGGGACGCCGGGCTGTTCACCACGGCGCTGGCGCTGACCAACTGGCATCTGCGGCACCTCTATCACCCGGTCACCGGCGCACCGACCCGCACCGACGAGGCGGGCTGGTCCCGGGTGGACGGCTCCGGTGAGCGGGTGTGGCCGCGTACCGACCCGGCCATGATCGTGCTGGTGCACGACGGTGTCGACGGCGTCGACGGGCGCTGCCTGCTGGGCAACAACGCGGCCTGGCCCAGCCCGAAGGGGCAGCGCCGGTTCTCCTGTCTGGCCGGGTACGTCGAGCCGGGCGAGTCGGCCGAGGCGACCGTGCTGCGGGAGGTACGCGAGGAGGTCGGCGTACCGGTCCGTGAGATCACGTACGCGGGCAGCCAGGCGTGGCCGTTCCCGGGCTCGCTGATGCTCGGCTTCCTGGCCACCGCCGACCCGGAGCACCCGGTCCGGCCCGATCCGGCCGAGATCGCGCAGGCCCGCTGGTTCACCCGGCACGAGATCGGTGCCGCGCTCGCCGGCCGGGACGTGGACGCCGGAGGCGACCGCCTGCTGTTGCCCCCGCCGTCGTCGATCGCGCTGTTCCTGATCCACCGCTGGTTCGACGGGCACTGCTGA